One stretch of Streptomyces agglomeratus DNA includes these proteins:
- a CDS encoding DUF6332 family protein: protein MGTRTQAQRDAMTIEIGYAVLSAAVLAGVTFAAVTAPWYLLGAAPGPKWVVLVAGCALAAAVFVLRVVHVLAGYRGAPGTQPSQPGRTRPDS from the coding sequence ATGGGGACAAGGACGCAGGCTCAGCGCGACGCGATGACGATCGAGATCGGTTACGCCGTGCTGAGCGCTGCGGTTCTCGCCGGTGTCACCTTTGCCGCCGTCACGGCTCCCTGGTATCTCCTCGGGGCCGCACCGGGCCCGAAGTGGGTCGTACTGGTGGCCGGTTGTGCGCTCGCGGCAGCCGTGTTCGTGCTGCGCGTGGTGCATGTGCTGGCGGGTTACCGCGGCGCTCCCGGGACTCAGCCCAGCCAGCCGGGACGGACCAGACCCGACTCGTAG
- a CDS encoding maleylpyruvate isomerase family mycothiol-dependent enzyme, with protein sequence MDIAGFIETLDEQGRLLSAAAEKAGTGADVPTCPGWQVRDLLRHTGVVHQWAAAFVTTGRTTFQPLPDEPDLDGDALLGWYRETHALLVSALKAAPQDLECWAFLPAPSPLAFWARRQAHETAVHRADAESSLGSGLSALPLEFAADGVDELLRGFQARDRSRLRTEEPRVLRVRATDTDDVWTVRLSGEPSRTDRSTAGSAEAAADCEFSGPAERLYLTLWNRLPLSGITVSGDDALARLWREKSAVG encoded by the coding sequence ATGGACATAGCCGGATTCATTGAAACGCTCGACGAACAGGGTCGGTTGCTGAGCGCCGCCGCCGAGAAGGCGGGCACCGGCGCCGACGTGCCCACCTGCCCCGGCTGGCAGGTGCGCGACTTGTTGCGGCACACGGGCGTGGTCCACCAGTGGGCGGCGGCGTTCGTCACGACAGGCCGTACGACGTTCCAGCCGCTGCCGGACGAACCCGATCTGGACGGCGACGCGCTGCTCGGCTGGTACCGGGAGACACACGCTCTGCTCGTGTCCGCGCTGAAGGCCGCGCCCCAGGACCTGGAGTGCTGGGCCTTCCTGCCGGCGCCCTCGCCGCTCGCCTTCTGGGCGCGGCGGCAGGCGCACGAGACGGCGGTCCACCGCGCGGACGCGGAGTCGTCGCTCGGGTCCGGACTCTCCGCCCTGCCCCTGGAGTTCGCGGCCGACGGCGTCGACGAGCTGCTCCGCGGGTTCCAGGCCCGGGACCGCAGCCGGCTGCGCACCGAAGAGCCGCGCGTCCTGCGCGTACGGGCGACGGATACGGACGATGTCTGGACGGTGCGTCTCTCCGGAGAGCCCTCACGCACGGACCGGAGCACAGCCGGCTCCGCGGAGGCAGCGGCGGACTGCGAGTTCAGCGGTCCCGCCGAGCGGCTCTATCTGACCCTGTGGAACCGGCTGCCGCTCTCCGGGATCACCGTGTCCGGTGACGACGCGCTCGCGCGCCTGTGGCGGGAGAAGTCAGCCGTCGGCTGA
- a CDS encoding SCO4225 family membrane protein, protein MTARRLHAAARLTFCNPVSLTYLALVAASAVFVTVDTLFVTHEDASFSGVWLLLLSAPTIIAFFMGADALGVAATGDWFLYSALPLSVLIQSFALGWFLRLVSGVSARPAHPQGM, encoded by the coding sequence ATGACAGCTCGACGACTGCACGCCGCCGCACGCCTGACCTTCTGCAATCCCGTCTCGCTGACCTACCTGGCACTGGTCGCGGCGAGCGCGGTGTTCGTCACGGTCGACACCCTCTTCGTCACCCACGAAGACGCCTCGTTCTCCGGGGTGTGGCTGCTGCTCCTGAGCGCTCCCACGATCATCGCCTTCTTCATGGGCGCCGACGCGCTGGGAGTGGCCGCGACCGGGGACTGGTTCCTGTACAGCGCACTGCCGTTGTCCGTACTCATCCAGTCCTTCGCGCTCGGCTGGTTCCTCCGGCTGGTCAGCGGCGTATCGGCGCGTCCCGCGCATCCGCAGGGCATGTGA
- a CDS encoding SHOCT domain-containing protein produces MNTLAHEGPGPWVVFLPLIWAAVAAGVITVLRRTGVRRGWRDARPGPWQQRAPYSESSPIVMLGRRFASGEIDEEEYWRRLSVLDEQFGRTASKGGPA; encoded by the coding sequence ATGAACACCCTGGCGCACGAAGGACCCGGCCCGTGGGTCGTCTTCCTCCCGCTGATCTGGGCGGCGGTCGCCGCAGGCGTCATCACCGTGCTGCGCCGCACCGGCGTACGGCGCGGGTGGCGAGACGCACGCCCCGGCCCCTGGCAGCAGCGGGCGCCGTACAGTGAGAGCTCGCCGATCGTGATGCTCGGCCGCCGCTTCGCCTCCGGTGAGATCGACGAGGAGGAGTACTGGAGGCGCCTGTCCGTACTGGACGAGCAGTTCGGCCGTACCGCGTCGAAGGGCGGCCCGGCGTGA
- the pip gene encoding prolyl aminopeptidase, with amino-acid sequence MYPPIEPYDEGMLDAGHGNLVHWEVCGNPAGKPALFVHGGPGSGCGTGARRYFDPQRYRTVLFDQRGCGRSTPHASDPATDLTHNTTHELIRDMERLREHLGIDRWLLFGGSWGSTLILAYAESHPERVSEIVISGVTMTRRSEIDWLYRGVARFFPEAWDRFRAGVPGNARDDGLIAAYARLVSDPDAAVREKAVADWCAWEDAVLSLEPSGGANPYGGLPAAARAALVRLASHYFAHGAWLDEGQLLRDAGRLAGIPGVLLHGRHDLSSPHGTAWELAQAWPDARLTVVDDAGHKGSDTMRELVIGALDRFARQSDH; translated from the coding sequence ATGTACCCGCCGATCGAGCCGTACGACGAGGGCATGCTCGACGCCGGCCACGGAAACCTCGTCCACTGGGAGGTCTGCGGCAACCCGGCGGGCAAGCCGGCGCTCTTCGTCCACGGCGGCCCCGGGTCCGGTTGCGGGACCGGCGCACGCCGGTACTTCGACCCGCAGCGCTACCGGACCGTCCTTTTCGACCAGCGCGGATGCGGCCGCAGCACGCCGCACGCGAGCGACCCCGCGACCGACCTCACCCACAACACCACCCACGAACTGATCCGTGACATGGAGCGGTTGCGGGAGCACCTGGGGATCGACCGCTGGCTGCTCTTCGGCGGGTCCTGGGGTTCCACCCTGATCCTCGCCTACGCCGAGAGCCACCCCGAGCGCGTCTCGGAGATCGTCATATCCGGTGTCACCATGACCCGCCGTTCGGAGATCGACTGGCTGTACCGGGGCGTGGCACGCTTTTTCCCCGAGGCGTGGGACCGGTTCCGCGCGGGCGTTCCCGGGAACGCCCGCGACGACGGTCTCATCGCGGCGTACGCACGTCTCGTCTCGGATCCCGACGCGGCCGTGCGCGAGAAGGCCGTCGCCGACTGGTGCGCCTGGGAGGACGCGGTGCTGTCCCTGGAACCGAGCGGCGGCGCCAACCCCTACGGCGGACTCCCCGCCGCCGCCCGCGCCGCCCTGGTACGCCTCGCCTCCCACTACTTCGCCCACGGCGCGTGGCTGGACGAGGGCCAACTCCTGCGCGACGCGGGACGGCTGGCCGGCATCCCCGGCGTGCTGCTGCACGGCCGCCACGACCTGAGCAGCCCGCACGGAACCGCCTGGGAACTCGCCCAGGCATGGCCGGACGCGCGGCTCACCGTCGTCGACGACGCGGGACACAAGGGCAGTGACACGATGCGCGAGCTGGTGATCGGCGCCCTCGACCGGTTCGCCCGGCAGAGCGACCACTGA
- a CDS encoding ATP-binding protein produces the protein MISEPSRHCTVELQALPSRIGQVRRIISAQLRYWHMDPLIDPAALGVTELLTNVHRHAEPDKMCTVKIELLLDRLTVSVHDHDPRLPTVRAAGASETSGRGLALIEAVSESWGVRPQGDAGKVVWFTLPTPAPAVTLPPYPVYGATTDGPFSHTEAGQEAVPATHAPVAVRSAVVG, from the coding sequence GTGATCAGCGAGCCAAGCAGGCACTGCACGGTGGAGCTCCAGGCCCTGCCGTCGCGGATCGGTCAGGTCCGCAGAATCATCTCGGCGCAATTGCGCTACTGGCACATGGATCCCTTGATAGACCCGGCGGCGCTCGGCGTCACCGAACTGCTGACCAACGTCCACCGGCACGCAGAGCCGGACAAGATGTGCACCGTGAAGATCGAGCTGCTGCTCGACCGACTGACGGTGTCCGTCCACGACCACGATCCGCGTCTGCCCACCGTCCGTGCGGCCGGCGCGTCCGAGACGAGCGGGCGCGGTCTCGCTCTCATCGAGGCGGTCAGCGAGAGCTGGGGTGTACGCCCACAGGGCGACGCCGGGAAGGTCGTGTGGTTCACGCTGCCCACGCCGGCTCCCGCCGTGACACTGCCGCCGTACCCCGTGTACGGAGCGACGACCGACGGACCGTTCTCGCACACGGAGGCCGGTCAGGAGGCCGTCCCGGCGACGCACGCGCCGGTCGCCGTCAGGTCGGCCGTAGTGGGCTGA
- a CDS encoding MFS transporter, whose amino-acid sequence MPLLNKLAPAVPGNQAADNAAASLSRLRTALTVFFALDGFLFAGWVVRIPAIKEQTGASASDLGLALLGVSGGAVITMMLTGRLCRRFGSRPVTVACGVLLSLSIALPAQTHSTLTLGLVLLVFGASYGGINVAMNSAAVDLVRAVRRPVMPSFHAAFSLGAMTGAGLGGLVAARLGAPAHLLALTVIGLLVTAAAAPALLRHPAPVPVPERSRERRVEAPGNGPGPLRGTTRKAVALFGVIALCTAYGEGALAEWGTLHLQEDLHAHPGVAASGYSLFALTMAVGRLSGTTLLERLGQTRTLVAGGMLAAAGMLLGALAPATWLVLLGFAVTGLGLANIFPVAVARAGALAGPSGVAAASTLGYGGMLVGPPAIGFLADWLSLPLALTTVAVLAAAAALLGHAARGASAHRPSE is encoded by the coding sequence GTGCCGCTACTAAACAAACTCGCCCCGGCTGTTCCGGGGAACCAGGCCGCGGACAACGCCGCAGCCTCCCTGTCCCGCCTCCGCACCGCGCTGACGGTGTTCTTCGCCCTCGACGGTTTCCTCTTCGCCGGCTGGGTGGTCCGTATCCCCGCCATCAAGGAACAGACCGGGGCCTCCGCGAGCGACCTCGGCCTCGCCCTGCTCGGGGTGTCCGGTGGCGCGGTGATCACGATGATGCTCACGGGGCGGCTGTGCCGGCGCTTCGGGAGCCGTCCGGTGACGGTGGCCTGCGGCGTGCTCCTGTCGCTGAGCATCGCGCTGCCCGCCCAGACGCACTCGACCCTCACACTCGGCCTCGTACTGCTGGTGTTCGGTGCTTCGTACGGCGGCATCAACGTCGCGATGAACAGCGCCGCGGTGGACCTCGTCAGGGCCGTGCGACGCCCGGTGATGCCGAGCTTCCACGCCGCCTTCAGCCTCGGCGCCATGACAGGGGCCGGCCTCGGCGGTCTGGTGGCCGCGCGACTCGGCGCTCCCGCCCATCTGCTGGCGCTGACCGTCATCGGACTCCTCGTCACCGCCGCGGCCGCTCCGGCGCTGCTCCGTCACCCGGCGCCCGTGCCCGTCCCGGAGCGTTCCCGGGAACGCCGCGTCGAGGCACCGGGGAACGGCCCGGGGCCGCTCCGGGGAACGACCCGTAAAGCCGTCGCCCTCTTCGGCGTCATCGCACTGTGCACGGCGTACGGCGAAGGGGCACTCGCCGAGTGGGGCACCCTCCACCTCCAGGAGGACCTCCACGCCCACCCGGGCGTCGCCGCGTCCGGGTACTCCCTCTTCGCGCTGACCATGGCGGTGGGCCGGCTCAGCGGGACCACGCTGCTCGAACGGCTCGGCCAGACCCGCACACTCGTCGCGGGCGGCATGCTGGCCGCCGCCGGAATGCTGCTCGGCGCGCTCGCACCGGCCACCTGGCTCGTACTTCTCGGCTTCGCCGTGACCGGGCTCGGCCTCGCGAACATCTTCCCCGTCGCGGTCGCCAGGGCAGGCGCGCTCGCGGGCCCGAGCGGTGTGGCGGCGGCGTCCACCCTCGGGTACGGCGGCATGCTTGTCGGGCCCCCGGCCATCGGATTCCTGGCCGACTGGCTCTCACTGCCCCTCGCGCTGACGACGGTGGCGGTACTGGCCGCCGCTGCCGCACTGCTCGGCCACGCGGCGCGCGGCGCGTCGGCGCACAGGCCGTCTGAGTAG
- a CDS encoding ROK family protein, which translates to MNGKATTIRTRLERGRSALGPALELVHTGRAPTRAVLTAELGVTRATAGAVAAELEALGLIQVDSRPGAAAGSQGRPSHRLAVNDSGPVVLAAQIHADGYRAALVGLGGRIVATAPGRKTVSADPAQVLGAVVEAGAGLLRESGRRCVGAGLAVPSAVAEPEGTALNPLHLAWPAGSPVRDIFAEEVRGTGIAGPAFAGNDVNLAALAEHRHGAGRGAQHLLCVATGHRGVGGALVVDGRLHTGSSGLALEVGHLTVNPDGRPCYCGGRGCLDVETDPLAFLDAAGRAPGPEVSLLQQSRELLRGQYDDPAVRAAGEELIDRLGLGLAGLVNILNPDRIILGGLHRELLDADPERLRAVVADRSLWGRSGGVPILPCTLDHNSLVGAAELAWQPVLDDPLAALAASQGGPA; encoded by the coding sequence ATGAACGGGAAGGCGACCACCATCAGAACAAGGCTGGAGAGGGGCCGGAGCGCGCTCGGGCCCGCCCTGGAACTGGTGCACACAGGACGGGCGCCCACCCGCGCCGTCCTCACCGCGGAGCTCGGCGTCACCAGGGCCACCGCCGGAGCGGTCGCCGCCGAACTGGAGGCCCTGGGGCTCATCCAGGTCGACTCCCGGCCCGGTGCGGCGGCCGGTTCGCAGGGCCGCCCCTCGCACCGGCTGGCCGTCAACGACTCGGGCCCCGTCGTCCTCGCCGCCCAGATCCACGCCGACGGCTACCGCGCGGCGCTCGTCGGCCTCGGCGGCCGGATCGTCGCCACGGCGCCCGGCCGCAAGACGGTGTCCGCCGACCCGGCGCAGGTTCTCGGGGCGGTGGTCGAAGCCGGCGCCGGACTGCTGCGCGAGAGCGGCCGCCGCTGCGTCGGTGCGGGTCTCGCCGTACCGTCGGCCGTGGCGGAGCCGGAGGGCACGGCCCTCAACCCCTTGCACCTCGCCTGGCCCGCCGGCTCCCCGGTCCGCGACATCTTCGCCGAGGAGGTACGGGGCACGGGCATCGCCGGCCCCGCCTTCGCGGGCAACGACGTCAACCTCGCCGCGCTCGCCGAGCACCGCCACGGCGCCGGCCGCGGCGCCCAGCACCTGCTCTGCGTCGCCACGGGGCACCGCGGCGTCGGCGGCGCGCTGGTCGTCGACGGCCGGCTGCACACCGGGAGTTCGGGCCTCGCCCTGGAGGTCGGCCACCTCACGGTCAACCCCGACGGCCGCCCCTGCTACTGCGGCGGCCGAGGCTGCCTCGACGTCGAGACCGACCCGCTGGCGTTCCTCGACGCGGCCGGCCGCGCCCCCGGCCCCGAGGTCTCCCTGCTCCAGCAGTCCCGCGAGCTGCTGCGCGGCCAGTACGACGACCCGGCGGTCCGGGCCGCGGGCGAGGAACTGATCGACCGCCTGGGCCTCGGCCTCGCCGGACTCGTGAACATCCTCAACCCCGACCGCATCATCCTCGGCGGCCTGCACCGCGAACTCCTCGACGCCGACCCGGAACGGCTGCGCGCCGTGGTGGCCGACCGCAGCCTGTGGGGGCGCAGCGGCGGCGTGCCCATCCTGCCGTGCACCCTCGACCACAACAGCCTGGTCGGCGCGGCCGAGTTGGCGTGGCAGCCGGTGCTCGACGACCCGCTCGCCGCGCTCGCGGCCTCGCAGGGGGGCCCCGCGTGA